DNA from Prunus persica cultivar Lovell chromosome G6, Prunus_persica_NCBIv2, whole genome shotgun sequence:
TTGTTGTCTGTGTCTACATCCAACtcttttaataattttgatGTAGAAACCAAGTTGGGATTTAGAAAAACTAGGGGAAAATTATTGTTGCTTATACTCGATAGTCCGGAAGACATAAATAATTGGAGTTTAATTAATCaactataattaattaatgattcTTAACTCATTTGTTAGGTGAAATATTGTCTACTCTTATCACCATCGTCAGGGTAAACTCACAACCTCGAGCCGAAAGAATTTACACGTGGCACCCAATTCTcagtataaattttttaggaAATTACAAATTGCACATCAACAAAGACTTTATTGATAATAGGACTCGAATGCTGATGAAAACTACACACAATACAAGGACTTTACCAACTAAACCAACTCTCGTTGGCTGTCATTTGTTATATCTccataaaagaaagaacaaaactcCATTTACCATATCCTGAAAATTAACCATTCAAAGTTGAAAAGCCATATCACTCTCACTCTTTCTGAAATCTGTGAGACGATCCTTGGCTTTCACATGAGGTAAAACCCGTacacaaatataaaataaaacaatacaaacaaagcaaaagcCAAGCAAAATAATCGAAAAGCAGCAAaagccagagagagagagagagagagagtcgcaTTGAAGCAACAAGCAGCCACTATTTCTCTGGTAATAAATTtcggtttcttttttctttttgaagctTTTTCTCAGACACATAAATAGACAGAGTCGTAAATACAAACACATACTGCACAGCGTGTGTGCATTCTGCAATGCAATAAATGCGGGCGTCCACTTCCTCCGATGCTTCATCAGCTTCctctctttgtttctctctgtctctgtttttttgtCTCCTTGTCTCGCCCTCTTaacaagttcaaatttttttttgactgGTTTCAAAGATTCCAACTCTCCAACTCTCTCAGACTGAATCTCTGATCCGGTTTTCTCCACCATTTTAAAAACCCACAAATCTTCTGCGGGTTTCACACTGATCTGAGCGGCAGAGCCGCCATTGAAGCTCCGAGAACTTTGTTTACTAGGTTTTGGTGAGAACCCAGAACCTAAAGAGCTTTCAACTTGCTAGAAAACTGTGGAACTGAGCTGAAAACAAAGGAAGCAATGGAGGGTAGGATGAAGAAGTACTCACAAGTGAGTCCTGAGAGGGCTAAAGTGTGGACTGAGAAGTCGCCGAAATACCATCAGAATCGCAAAGTCCCTGTGGTTTACTATCTCTCTCGAAATCGACAGCTTGAACACCCTCATTTCATGGAGGTTCCTGTAACCTCTCCTCAAGGGCTCTACCTCAGAGGTATTCAAAATTCAACTAACAAATAGCATCAATTTCTGGGGATTTTCTAGTgggtattttgtttttttgaattttgaggatttatttgtttatttgtttattttttatttttggtgcaGATGTGATTAATAGGCTTAATGCTCTGAGGGGCAGAGGCATGGCTTCCATGTATTCATGGTCTTCTAAGAGGTGAATTTCTACTCCTTTTTCAGCCCAAATTTTAGAAATGGTCGATTTTTAAGACAGTGTTTAAGTGTGGGGTTTGTTTGTCTGAATGAGTACAGAAGCTATAAGAATGGGTTCGTTTGGCATGATCTCTCTGAAGATGATCTGATTCTTCCGGCCCATGGAAATGAATACGTCCTCAAAGGTTCTGAGCTCTTTGAAGAATCTAATTCAGGTAAAAGGGGTAGAAGATTCATTTTCTCATTGTTTGGTTGCTAGCAATTGAAGTTAGTAATTCTAAAATTCCATATATTTTTTGCACCAGATAATAGAAATTGCTTATTGACCAAAATTTTCCATTCcatggtaaataaattaaacatcCTAAATCTAGATGCTTACTTTTTTCATGACAGATCGTTTTAGCCCCGTGGCAAATATAAAAATCCAGAACTTGAAACAACTACCAGAGCCAGCATCTTCTAGAAGCCAAGATGATTCTTCATCCTCTTCGAGTTTGAATGGAAAGGAAACAAAGCATTCTCAAGAAGATGAGCTCTCTCCTCCAGTTCAACGTCCTGAAGGCTCTTCCAGTGCGTCTCCTGAGTCTACAGTTGGAAAGAATTCTTCTTGGGGGGGTTCTCTGAGCTTGACAGAGTACAAGGTTTACAAGAGTGACGGTTTAGCTGATGCTTCTACGCAGACTGAAGAAAATGTGAACAAACCTAAAGCTCAAGAAACATGTACAAGGGGTGTTTCCACTGATGATGGGTCATTAGAACCTGATAGTAGTTATTACCAAAACAGAGTTCCATGTGAGAAAGAGAACTCTGAGATTTGCAGTGATTCAGTTTCTCCTCCTCCATCTTCCTCTAGTGCATCTTCATCGGGTGGGAAGACTGAAACTCTGGAATCACTTATTAGGGCTGATGCTAGTAAAATTAACAGTTTTAGAATTCTTGAAGAGGAAGACATTCGAATGACAAACTATCCAAGGGCCAAGGCTACTAATGTACTTATGCAACTCATCTCATGTGGGTCAATATCAGTGAAGGATCACCGTTTTGGTCTTATTCCAACATACAAGCCCAGGTTTTCCCATTCCAAATTTCACTCCCCATTATTCTCCACTAAGGTAATGTTGGGAGAGCTAGACTGCCTATCAGACAATCCAAGGCTAAGGGGTTCGAGATTGGAAGAGAAAGAATATTTTAGTGGGAGCTTGATTGAGACTAAAATGCTCAAGGACGAAGATGGATGCTCAACTCTAAAGCGATCATCTTCATACAATGCTGACAGGTTTGCCTAGTCCCTGAACTTTTCTTTCAGTTCTTTTAGGCACTTTTTGTCTTATGATACAAGTATTTTAGGGTAATCTCTTACCACTTGATAGTAAGGTCGGACCAAAATCAGTCAAAAGCATACGTAAGATGATGATAATGTGAAGTGCAGGGGtgtttatttgaaaattttcacgTATGCAGTTTCCCTAGATGGTTAAACCCAGGGATTCTACCAGAGTTTTGACTTCTTAGCTACCTTGAAGAACTAAGATGTTTCTTAATTCTTAAATCAGATTAATCAGTTATAGAATTTGAATGATGCTTTAACATAGACCGCCCCTCCTAGGATAAGTTGAACAACTTGAGCTTGGGCCCCTTGGATGCTTCTTCATTCCTGGTGACTGCAAGCACATTTTGAAGTCAAAAGTTTAGCAAAAGTTTGGTTGCTTAGCAAACCTAGCTTGATCAAGACCATGATCAGTGCAATTAGGCTTCTGAACATCCAAGTTAGGTCGGTTTAAGCAGCTGGATACTATTTCTCAAATCTCAATTTAGCTTGGTCTATTGTGGGCTTTGTATTTAATTACTCGTTTGGGTTTACTAGGGTAGAAAggaattcttttctttgtcaaaTAAGGAATTTAGCTCTGGTAATTTAATAGATGTGTAGTTAGAAATAACTAGGATTATGAGGTAGTTGTCTGACTTTGTTGATAGAGATGCAACGGTGTCTTATGAGAAACCAACGAGTATTGAAAGTGGAACTAGGATGATTTCAAGGCTCGGTttagagagaattgggtttggtgtgggactcataattttttgtaatcCTCTATGCTTAAGCAGATTTCCCCCCTTGTCTATGGATATCAGCAAGATTCTGCTGAGTCACATTAAATTTTGTGGTCTCTTATATGCGTGATCCATTTTATCTGATCTTTGTAATGAACGTGCTTTGCTAAAAGTTAGCAAATCACAAAGCCTAAAACTGTTAGATCAGATGTTAGCATCACAGTGACAGTGAAATAGAGAATTACATCAAATCAtgagaatttgatttgatccCGAACAAGGAATGAAGCAGATtcacttctttcttttaataagaGAAGCAGATTCATTTCTAATGCTACTGAGAGCAAATTCAAGGGGTTACATGTACTAGGTTAGGTCCACCAAATTGCATCTCTGGGACTTTCCCCCAATTTGGATTGCTTTGTTGAGTATTCTGGAGTTTTTTCCATGAAGAATTATGGGGGTACTTATAAGACAGTTGCAACAAGTATGGTTCAAATGCTAAACTTATGAACTTGCAGGAGTTGTAGGAAGGCAGATTCAGTAGAGGACAAAGAGGACAAAGAGGATTCTACCTCAGGACGTTCAAAATGCATCCCAAGATCAATCAAGGCGTCACTCAATAAGCAACAACGAGGTGAATCTATGAGATCACCTATTTCTGACAAACCAAGGAACTCCTCAGATGGAGTTGATGGTGCACAAATCAATACCCACTGTGCATCCAATGGAGC
Protein-coding regions in this window:
- the LOC18774056 gene encoding protein UPSTREAM OF FLC isoform X2, translated to MEGRMKKYSQVSPERAKVWTEKSPKYHQNRKVPVVYYLSRNRQLEHPHFMEVPVTSPQGLYLRDVINRLNALRGRGMASMYSWSSKRSYKNGFVWHDLSEDDLILPAHGNEYVLKGSELFEESNSDRFSPVANIKIQNLKQLPEPASSRSQDDSSSSSSLNGKETKHSQEDELSPPVQRPEGSSSASPESTVGKNSSWGGSLSLTEYKVYKSDGLADASTQTEENVNKPKAQETCTRGVSTDDGSLEPDSSYYQNRVPCEKENSEICSDSVSPPPSSSSASSSGGKTETLESLIRADASKINSFRILEEEDIRMTNYPRAKATNVLMQLISCGSISVKDHRFGLIPTYKPRFSHSKFHSPLFSTKVMLGELDCLSDNPRLRGSRLEEKEYFSGSLIETKMLKDEDGCSTLKRSSSYNADRSCRKADSVEDKEDKEDSTSGRSKCIPRSIKASLNKQQRGESMRSPISDKPRNSSDGVDGAQINTHCASNGASKRITGPSSLKKQSNRLASGARVIIQSRTPFDTTAVGSS
- the LOC18774056 gene encoding protein UPSTREAM OF FLC isoform X1, whose protein sequence is MEGRMKKYSQVSPERAKVWTEKSPKYHQNRKVPVVYYLSRNRQLEHPHFMEVPVTSPQGLYLRDVINRLNALRGRGMASMYSWSSKRSYKNGFVWHDLSEDDLILPAHGNEYVLKGSELFEESNSDRFSPVANIKIQNLKQLPEPASSRSQDDSSSSSSLNGKETKHSQEDELSPPVQRPEGSSSASPESTVGKNSSWGGSLSLTEYKVYKSDGLADASTQTEENVNKPKAQETCTRGVSTDDGSLEPDSSYYQNRVPCEKENSEICSDSVSPPPSSSSASSSGGKTETLESLIRADASKINSFRILEEEDIRMTNYPRAKATNVLMQLISCGSISVKDHRFGLIPTYKPRFSHSKFHSPLFSTKVMLGELDCLSDNPRLRGSRLEEKEYFSGSLIETKMLKDEDGCSTLKRSSSYNADRSCRKADSVEDKEDKEDSTSGRSKCIPRSIKASLNKQQRGESMRSPISDKPRNSSDGVDGAQINTHCASNGASKRITGPSSLKKQSNRLDSFREEKEKVIKIEERLASGARVIIQSRTPFDTTAVGSS